The Scomber japonicus isolate fScoJap1 chromosome 12, fScoJap1.pri, whole genome shotgun sequence sequence ACTGACAAAATggtgcaacaattagtcaaagATGGTCCAAAATTAGTCAAACACATGCTGGAACAATTCTGCAAAATCCCTGCAGTATTTCTATTTGaaagctgaaatgaaaaaaaaaaaaacacatcattattttctatAATAAAAATTAGATTCAGATTCAAAATGTATATTGAAGCACTCTCTGTGCTTAAATAAACATATGACCTGTTGCTTGAAAAGAATGAAGGTCAGTATTGCCTCTGAGTCAGCAGgtatctgtttttttcccacaaaaCATCATTCAGCAGGACTTGAACTCTACAGTTCATGTCTACACAGATGCTGCCCTACACCCACACTGATACAATCATTCATCAAGTTGGCAGTTGTCCTCAGATGATCTTTGTCGACAAGCACACAGGAACTTCTGAGGTTAGGAACTTGTAAGCATGACTTGACCAAAACCACCATGTCTCCGGATACATTCAGGGTGAAAATAGTGTTGATCATAATTAATTGCACTGTTTCAGTTCagtgaaatgtgattatttttaagCCTGAAGACACATAAGGGAAAGAATGACATATTTGAGATGTATTAGCATgtgggggctgggggggggggggggggggggggtgcgctatataaataaatctgctttgcttgccttgccttgcctataaaatggtgaaaaagtcacttttttcatttatacTGAATACACAATAAAAACTCCTTAATCTGACTTCTGTagtgtttgctgtttgtttgtattgtcTCAAGGCCAGAATAGATTGGATCCTTTTGGCctgatattattatttctatttgtaAATGAGTAATAGAGTCCATGTTGTAGAAAGGTGAGATACAGAAAAGATGCTTTAGTAAGAAAAAATCATTGTATGGGGCAAAAGCAAGGGTATATTTTAACTTCAGTGACATTTCAATACCACCTATTATTTGTGTTGCTCTTACCGGATGACAATGTTTACCAGATGAATGGTGGCTATATTCAGGCAGCCAAAGAAGTCCCTCAGAggctttccttcattctccaTAGTGATGAGGctgaagaggatgaggaaaaCCAATAAACCCAAAATATTGGCCCCATCTGAGGTGCCTGCCATTGGTACTGTCATCTATTATATTCGCAGTAAAGCCATTACAAGTCATGATACTCTCTCAGCCCACCTGATAAGATCCAGAAATGCATCCACAGTCTGCACAGACTCCACTTTACCACCAGAGGTCAGCGAGGAGTTCCCAGGTAATCTCCCCAGCTGAATTAGAGCAATTAAGACAATACCAGTGAACACAGTCAGGAGGGTGGTCATCGAGTATTAGCAAAGAGTCTGAAACCTAATTTTTCCATAAGCCTTTCTGTCTACAGATAgcaaaagtgaaataataacaTGTTgtaacttaaaaatgtaatcccATTGATACCGATTGAATTACTATAATTGCACTATAAATATGGTGGCCCTGAGGTGCAAAAcactacatttcagaaaacacaacagcaaaaccaaaaacacaattttttcatttaattttgcaGTTGCTTCATGTGTTTCCTGAAACACTGTTGTGTTATAAAAATTGAACAAgcttttcagtttttacagtaGGCTATATGAAAAGAACTTTGCTAATTCAAGGGGAACATTTGTCATGGTAAACACCCTCTTATTGAACACACATGTACAATGGTTTCATGATTGATGATTAGAtagaaaactaaaacaaagacATACTGAGTAACCAACACACTTGTACATTTGTATGTGCAGTCCTAACATCACTACAATGAATCCTACATCTGTGAAGCTTATAACAAGTAGATTTAGGCTGTAGTTGGTGGTGTTGCTTATATTTTGAtggtttctaatattttgttacttttgatATTGCCTTTTTAATTCACTGTaatgttatgttttttgtgCCATATGTGGTAACATCCGTAGATGTTACCTGCAATCAGACTAGATGTGATGAGAGGACACACCAAAATCTGCAGCACCTCATCTGCACCTCTCCAGAAACTGTGAAGTATTCAATTTCTTTAGAAGTCGTGTTACCAGACCGCAGAGCGTCTTTTGTTTTAGGACCTCTCAAGGAGTCCTGATCATAGAGTGCCTTGACAAAAGTAATTCATATGTAgttttcaaatgaaatgtataaatCAATGGGCAAAATTAAGCTGTCTTTGTGGGACTATAAATCATCAGCAGAGTACATGCATATACGTGCATGTGTCCTGGACTGCAACTGTACGTCGGCTATCATGATTTATGATTGCAGGATCAAAGATTTATGATTGCAGGATCAAAggcaatattttattttagtgcCTTGGGTCTGAATGCTCAGTTCTTGTGCAAAGTACATCCTTTTCACATTCAGTCAGTTTAGGGCATATATTTACTGTCTGCTTCTAAAGCTGAACTTGAAAATGTAGTAGATCATTgcataaatgtcaaataatgaaGTTCCCAGCTAAAAACTGAACTTGTGTCCCATCAAAAACTCTATTTGCCCACGACAAAACCCTGTCTCCAAAGAGTGTAACCTGAGCAGTGACCAAGGCGTTGGCCATCGAATGGCACTAAAGAGGGTTGATAGCACTTGGCATGATGCTGGACGACAGCCCTTGTTCATTGTCAAAGGGGCTGCTATTCACAATGGAGAAAACGATGAAATGCTGCCATTATAATGGGGACCAAAGGGCCCTGTGGCAGCCCGACACCTGATCTCCTCTTTGGCTCTGGCTTCCTTTTGTCCCAGTATTTCATATCTGACATATCCACACACCCTAAAAAGCACTTGATGCAGGATCAGCGATGGACCTGAGCCTCGGTGTTTGCGAGCTCAGACATGGGAAATAAACAGACCATCTTTACAGCACAACAGCTAGATGCTTATCAGGTTGGTGTCACTCCAGTTTCTTACTGAAAGAGAACATTATCCTCACTCAGTTTAAATGATGTTTCTCTTATCATTATTATCCATAGGTCAAAGGTAAACAAAGGTAGATATACAAAAGAGGCTCTAACGAACTTTCTATGTTTGAAATGAGGATCCAGGGTCATGTTGTGCCTCCTTCAGGATGGTGTTGAACTAGCACAAACCTTTCCTGACAGTAACTGTTGACATAATATTATGAGACAATTTGAAGTATAAAGTTAGTGAACATACAGAattactgtcttctttttatttaattgttaaaatgtttaattatgaaTTCTATTTGCATATAAAACCAGTGGTAGAAGATAAAGTTACTCTCCATACTCAGATTTGATATACAAAACATGATCAGCATAGAATCCATGCATTAGTACAGATTAAAGTACTGCTTACatgttaatgcatcaataataataaaccaatGATACGATGATGTAAAAAGTAGTACTATTACTTTGTATACTCTGTACTTTTACTATACATACAAGTATTTTTCTTGTACTGAAGTATTTTTATAGTTTGACATGTCTACTATTACTTcttgaatacttcttccaccactgtacTAAGCATATAGTTTTGCATCATGCTGTATAACAGCTGCATCCTAGTAGTCTTTGCAATAACTGCACTTTTTCACCATGATGTGATTGGATTTGCAGGACTGCACATATTTTACAAGAAAAGAAATTCTCAGGTGAGAAGATTTTGTTTACACTGATGTGGAAATAGTACAGAATCATGAGTCATTGTTAGTGTAACATCTGCAcaatactgtactgtaactctAAACTACAGTATCAGGAGACCTGTCCTTCAGTGGGGACTACCACTGAGATCATATGATGTTTACAGTATTGCTTGTAAATATGCTTTTAGAAAAAATATTAAGGGAACTTTACTGTAGTGAATGTatacatgtttctgtgtttgttggAAAAACAAGCTTTTATTACCGATAATTACTACTAACACAAAGTTTCTTTAATGACAACCGGTCCTCATTAATACGCCACTATATAATACAGAAGATATCTTGTAATCCAATATTGAAAGTAAATTTTTTAAACCTTTCCCTACTCCAGACTGTTCTATCGTTATCGGGATTTGGCACCTCAGCTTGTTCCCCTTGACTACACCAACCACCCAGATGTGAAGTTGCCATATGAACTGATTGGCAGCATGCCAGAGCTGAAGGTAGACCCACTGCTCCACGCACACCCTGCAGACCCGCTCTCCCTGTGTTCCCAATCCATAATTGATGGCCAACTAATCGACAGAATTCTTTGAAAGGTTATATGTTACCCGACTCCTTTAAACTTGAAGAATGCTAGTGGGTCCCTCAGGGCACACTTGTTGGAAATGGGTCAATTATATGCCTCTTTACACAATGACAGCATGGTAAACAAGTGTGTTAACACATTGGTCACTGACATGTCCTGAGAAAGGGAGAGTGAGACTGTGAGCATTATTCTTCCTCCTTGTAgtcatttgttattttaaattgtgACATCATTACAGcctattttaaataaaataaagagcactgcacacaaaaaacaaaaatcagacaAGAATATGAGATATAAATTCAAATGAACAAATGGGAGCCATCAAATCCTGTCTCACCATGCACCAGTTCACAAGTCTGTATGAATTGCTCACAGAGGGTTTTGTCACACCTGTTTTGGCTCTCTGCTGTCCAGGACAACCCCTTTCGTCAGAGGATCGCTGAGGTTTTCTCCGAGGACGGAGAGGGAAACATGACTCTGGACGACTTCTTGGACATGTTCTCAGTCCTGAGTGAGATGGCACCACGTGACCTCAAGGCCTACTACGCTTTCAAGATTTATGGTAACGTCTGAAGAAGTGGTACaacttttaaaatcacatcaaGGAGTTCAAAAATAGCTTCCTAGTTTTGTCCCATAAcatgtaaaaattaaatatactgtTATTGTC is a genomic window containing:
- the cib3 gene encoding calcium and integrin-binding family member 3 isoform X1 yields the protein MGNKQTIFTAQQLDAYQDCTYFTRKEILRLFYRYRDLAPQLVPLDYTNHPDVKLPYELIGSMPELKDNPFRQRIAEVFSEDGEGNMTLDDFLDMFSVLSEMAPRDLKAYYAFKIYDFNNDDFICKSDLEKTLNKLTRNELTEDEVRMVCEKVIDEADLDNDGQLSLEDFQHMIVRAPDFLSTFHIRI